One genomic segment of Sphingorhabdus sp. M41 includes these proteins:
- the thrC gene encoding threonine synthase, with amino-acid sequence MDYISTRGAAPALNFEQVTLAGLAGDGGLYVPESWPSFSPAEISAMAGLSYVEVAVRVMQPFVGDALDEAELRDICEQAYGRFSHEAVTPLVQLDGRQWLLELFHGPTLAFKDVALQLLGLFFEKFLARQDKHLTVVGATSGDTGSAAIDALAGRDKVDIFMIHPDGRISDVQRRQMTTVRAPNVHNIAIDGSFDDAQAMVKRMFADQEVTNRFSISAVNSINWARLMAQVVYYFYAASQLGAPHRKIAFSVPTGNFGDVFAGYVASKMGLPVERLIVATNVNDILHRALSAGDYSTGTVTPTAAPSMDIQISSNFERLLFDLEGRDGGKTAARMANFEKSHNMQLESGMREAAASLFTSHRVDADDMALAMRWAQDRAGQVIDPHSAIGLSAAQHADLDPAVPVVTLATAHPAKFPDAVERATGIRPALPRRVGDLFDREEKYTKLPGTYEAVKEFIMSNATPTDG; translated from the coding sequence ATGGATTATATTTCTACCAGAGGCGCAGCGCCTGCACTGAATTTCGAACAAGTAACCCTGGCCGGTCTGGCTGGCGATGGCGGATTATATGTGCCGGAATCCTGGCCGTCGTTCAGCCCCGCAGAAATTTCAGCGATGGCGGGTCTTTCCTATGTCGAGGTTGCCGTCCGGGTGATGCAGCCGTTTGTCGGCGATGCGCTTGATGAAGCGGAACTGCGTGACATTTGTGAACAGGCTTATGGCCGGTTCTCGCATGAAGCGGTAACGCCGTTGGTACAGCTCGACGGGCGGCAATGGCTGCTCGAGCTTTTCCACGGGCCGACACTCGCGTTCAAGGACGTGGCTTTGCAGCTGCTGGGCTTGTTTTTCGAGAAATTTCTCGCCCGTCAGGACAAGCATCTGACGGTTGTCGGGGCGACTTCCGGCGACACCGGTTCAGCCGCAATTGACGCGCTGGCGGGACGGGACAAGGTCGATATCTTCATGATCCATCCCGATGGCCGGATTTCCGATGTCCAGCGTCGGCAGATGACCACGGTGCGCGCGCCTAATGTTCACAATATCGCGATCGATGGCAGTTTCGATGATGCCCAGGCGATGGTGAAGCGGATGTTTGCCGATCAGGAAGTGACCAATCGTTTCTCGATCTCGGCGGTAAATTCGATCAACTGGGCGCGGCTGATGGCGCAGGTCGTTTATTATTTCTACGCCGCGAGCCAATTGGGCGCTCCGCATCGCAAGATCGCCTTTTCCGTGCCGACAGGCAATTTCGGAGATGTTTTCGCCGGTTATGTCGCCTCGAAAATGGGACTGCCGGTCGAGCGGCTGATCGTGGCGACCAACGTCAATGACATCCTCCACCGGGCATTGAGTGCAGGTGATTATTCCACCGGAACCGTGACCCCTACCGCCGCGCCTTCGATGGATATTCAGATCAGCAGCAATTTCGAACGGCTTTTGTTTGATCTCGAAGGCCGCGACGGCGGCAAAACCGCTGCGCGCATGGCCAACTTTGAAAAGAGCCATAACATGCAGCTGGAGTCCGGCATGCGGGAGGCTGCGGCTTCGCTGTTTACCAGTCACCGTGTCGATGCGGACGATATGGCGCTGGCAATGCGCTGGGCGCAGGACCGCGCCGGTCAAGTGATCGATCCGCATAGCGCCATCGGTCTGTCGGCCGCGCAGCATGCCGATCTCGATCCCGCGGTACCGGTGGTGACACTGGCCACCGCCCATCCGGCGAAATTCCCCGATGCCGTGGAACGGGCAACCGGCATTCGTCCGGCGTTGCCGCGCCGCGTGGGGGATCTGTTTGACCGGGAGGAAAAATATACCAAGCTCCCTGGAACTTATGAAGCGGTGAAGGAATTTATCATGTCCAACGCCACGCCGACCGATGGCTGA
- a CDS encoding SURF1 family protein has translation MIKRLPIFVTILVLAAVATMAGLGIWQLQRADWKNGLLATYAAASDMPAIAYPAVPSAEDAPYFRKSTVNCLEVIGWRSTSGRSANGQSGWAHIAQCRTAGAEGPGAQVVAGWSERPDDPEWDGGIVDGIIAPDSQYIIRLVASEPVAGLQKSQPPALEDVPNNHLSYAVQWFLFAGIALIIFLIALRGRNKGVAQSGNLS, from the coding sequence ATGATCAAGCGGCTTCCGATATTCGTTACCATCCTCGTTCTGGCTGCCGTGGCCACCATGGCCGGTCTCGGCATTTGGCAATTGCAGCGCGCAGACTGGAAGAACGGGTTGCTGGCAACCTATGCGGCGGCGTCGGATATGCCTGCCATTGCTTATCCCGCCGTGCCGAGCGCAGAGGACGCGCCCTATTTCCGCAAGTCGACCGTCAACTGTCTGGAAGTTATCGGCTGGCGATCCACCAGCGGGCGCAGCGCCAACGGCCAGTCGGGCTGGGCGCATATTGCCCAGTGCCGCACCGCAGGCGCTGAGGGCCCTGGCGCGCAAGTCGTAGCCGGCTGGTCGGAGAGACCGGATGACCCGGAATGGGATGGCGGAATCGTCGACGGCATTATCGCGCCGGACAGCCAGTATATCATTCGTCTGGTCGCCAGCGAACCGGTTGCAGGGTTGCAGAAAAGCCAGCCGCCCGCGCTGGAGGACGTTCCGAACAATCATCTGTCCTACGCAGTCCAGTGGTTTCTCTTCGCCGGCATTGCGTTGATCATTTTTCTGATCGCGCTCCGGGGGCGCAACAAGGGCGTTGCCCAATCCGGCAACTTGTCCTAA
- a CDS encoding DUF983 domain-containing protein, with translation MALTKTENEKGQPEVLPAALFGLCPNCGQKTLFANLTKFSDKCRACGLDFSQYNVGDGPAAFLTLIVGAIILGLALAVEANFHPPIWIHIMLWVPLTVAAVVGSLRVSKALLLILEHRNQAREGTIDGSDCP, from the coding sequence ATTGCGTTGACCAAAACCGAAAATGAAAAAGGGCAGCCGGAGGTTCTTCCTGCTGCCCTTTTTGGTCTTTGCCCCAATTGCGGACAAAAGACATTGTTCGCAAATCTGACAAAATTCTCGGACAAATGCCGAGCCTGCGGACTCGACTTCAGCCAATATAATGTCGGCGACGGTCCGGCCGCTTTTCTGACATTGATAGTCGGCGCGATTATCCTCGGCCTGGCCTTGGCGGTGGAGGCGAATTTTCATCCGCCGATCTGGATTCATATAATGCTCTGGGTACCATTGACCGTGGCGGCGGTTGTCGGATCGCTCAGGGTGTCGAAGGCATTGTTGCTGATTCTGGAGCATCGCAATCAGGCCCGCGAAGGCACTATTGACGGAAGCGACTGTCCATGA
- a CDS encoding cytochrome c oxidase subunit 3 — protein MAGAKNHDYHILPPDIWPLVGSFSAFVMAIGGIRWMHDMAFGALIFYVGLAAVGLTFYAWWSNVIKEAHAGDHTPVVQLHLRYGMILFIASEVMFFVGWFWAWFDFALFPQPLEMVDGIVTNYIGQDGAAALLQWPPKGIEVLNAFELPLLNTMILLCSGTTVTWAHHSLIHGDRKGLITGLWLTIILGAVFSCIQAYEYSVAPFPFAGLNYSSAFYMATGFHGFHVLVGTIFLIVCLARAYKGHFTPQQHFGFEAAAWYWHFVDVVWLFLFIVVYVWGGWGAAVH, from the coding sequence ATGGCCGGTGCCAAAAATCATGATTATCACATTCTGCCGCCAGACATCTGGCCGCTGGTCGGTTCGTTTTCCGCGTTTGTCATGGCAATCGGCGGCATCCGCTGGATGCACGACATGGCATTTGGTGCATTGATTTTCTATGTTGGTCTGGCGGCTGTCGGCCTGACATTTTACGCCTGGTGGTCCAATGTGATCAAGGAAGCCCATGCGGGTGATCACACACCGGTGGTGCAGTTGCATCTGCGCTACGGGATGATTCTGTTCATTGCATCGGAAGTCATGTTCTTCGTGGGCTGGTTCTGGGCCTGGTTTGATTTCGCCCTTTTCCCTCAGCCGCTTGAAATGGTTGATGGCATTGTCACAAATTATATCGGACAGGATGGCGCCGCCGCGCTGCTGCAATGGCCACCCAAGGGCATCGAGGTTCTCAACGCCTTTGAACTGCCGCTGCTTAATACGATGATCCTGCTGTGCTCCGGCACCACCGTTACCTGGGCTCACCACTCGCTGATCCACGGTGACCGGAAAGGCCTGATCACCGGTCTGTGGCTGACGATCATCCTTGGCGCGGTCTTCTCGTGCATTCAGGCCTATGAATATAGTGTTGCGCCATTCCCGTTTGCTGGTCTCAATTACAGCTCGGCATTCTATATGGCGACCGGATTCCACGGATTCCACGTTCTGGTCGGCACGATCTTCCTGATCGTCTGTCTGGCACGGGCCTATAAGGGGCATTTCACCCCGCAACAGCATTTCGGCTTTGAAGCGGCTGCCTGGTATTGGCATTTTGTCGATGTCGTCTGGTTGTTCCTGTTCATCGTCGTCTATGTCTGGGGCGGCTGGGGCGCTGCGGTCCACTAG
- a CDS encoding cytochrome c oxidase assembly protein: MAITKTSLSGKNRRSAMMAGAMGLGMLGLGFAAVPLYEVFCRVTGYAGTTQRVGEAEAATVHATNRVMSIRFDSNVNSALPWSFKPEQPVDHVTVGARDMAVFIATNDSDQPVVGTATFNVTPLLAGQYFNKIQCFCFSEQLLKPGQTMRMPVLYYVDPAIMDDPETKDIKEITLSYTFYRSTNEPAVDAGTGDS; encoded by the coding sequence ATGGCGATCACAAAGACCTCCCTTTCCGGCAAGAACCGCCGCAGCGCCATGATGGCGGGCGCGATGGGACTCGGCATGCTCGGCCTGGGTTTTGCCGCCGTGCCGCTATACGAGGTGTTCTGCCGCGTGACCGGCTATGCCGGAACCACCCAGCGCGTCGGTGAAGCAGAGGCCGCAACAGTCCATGCCACCAACCGGGTGATGTCGATCCGTTTCGATTCGAATGTCAATTCCGCGCTTCCCTGGTCCTTCAAGCCGGAGCAGCCGGTTGACCATGTCACCGTCGGCGCGCGCGACATGGCGGTTTTTATTGCCACCAATGACTCGGACCAGCCGGTTGTCGGTACCGCCACGTTCAATGTGACCCCGCTACTGGCCGGTCAATATTTCAACAAGATCCAATGTTTCTGCTTCAGTGAGCAGTTGCTCAAGCCCGGTCAGACGATGCGGATGCCGGTGCTCTATTATGTTGACCCGGCGATCATGGATGATCCGGAAACTAAAGATATCAAGGAAATTACGCTTAGCTATACCTTTTATCGCTCCACGAACGAGCCGGCAGTAGACGCCGGTACGGGCGATAGCTAA
- a CDS encoding heme o synthase produces the protein MTTASQTIQGLASAKDLFALTKPRVMSLVIFTALCGLLAAPGTIHPVIGFTAILAISLGAGASAALNQWYESDIDAIMKRTSQRPLPAGRMDRETALHFGIGMSVFSVLLMGVAVNWFSAIFLAFSIFFYAVVYTIWLKRSTPQNIVIGGAAGAFPPAIGWAAVTGDMTVMPFLLFAIIFFWTPPHFWALALFMNSDYSKAGVPMMPVVAGRQSTRLQIFGYSLILAAIAIAPFALGLAGVIYGTAAIILSLIFCVLSWRVSRSTTTRPDEMTAEKRLFKFSILYLFSLFAAIVADRMILA, from the coding sequence ATGACCACTGCGTCACAGACAATACAAGGCCTGGCCAGCGCGAAGGATCTCTTCGCGCTGACCAAGCCGCGCGTGATGTCGCTGGTTATATTCACGGCGCTTTGCGGATTGCTGGCGGCGCCGGGAACAATCCACCCGGTGATCGGCTTTACCGCGATCCTCGCGATCAGCCTCGGGGCAGGGGCTTCGGCTGCGCTCAACCAGTGGTATGAATCGGATATCGATGCGATCATGAAGCGGACCAGCCAGAGGCCGCTGCCGGCTGGCCGGATGGACCGCGAAACCGCGCTGCATTTCGGTATCGGAATGTCGGTTTTCTCGGTTCTGCTGATGGGCGTGGCCGTAAACTGGTTCAGCGCCATATTCCTGGCCTTTTCGATCTTCTTCTACGCCGTGGTCTATACTATCTGGCTGAAGCGCAGCACGCCGCAAAATATCGTGATTGGCGGCGCCGCCGGGGCGTTCCCACCAGCGATAGGATGGGCTGCGGTTACCGGCGACATGACGGTGATGCCGTTCCTGCTGTTTGCGATTATTTTCTTCTGGACGCCGCCGCATTTCTGGGCGCTCGCCCTGTTCATGAACAGCGACTATTCCAAAGCCGGTGTGCCGATGATGCCGGTGGTTGCCGGTCGGCAATCGACTCGTCTCCAGATTTTTGGTTATAGTCTGATACTGGCAGCAATCGCCATCGCGCCCTTTGCGCTGGGGCTGGCCGGTGTGATCTATGGCACCGCCGCGATCATTCTGAGCCTCATTTTCTGTGTTCTTTCATGGCGGGTGTCGCGCAGTACAACGACCCGGCCAGATGAGATGACGGCTGAAAAGCGGCTGTTCAAATTTTCGATCCTTTATCTATTTTCGCTGTTCGCAGCGATTGTCGCGGACCGGATGATATTGGCATGA
- the ctaD gene encoding cytochrome c oxidase subunit I — translation MTTITADGHIDDHAHDADHKPAFFQRWFMSTNHKDIGTLYLIFAIIAGIIGGAISGLMRLELAEPGIQYLQAWASISNGSEASLDQAYHLWNVLITAHGLIMVFFMVMPAMIGGFGNWFVPLMIGAPDMAFPRMNNVSFWLLVPAFLLLLGSSFVPGGTGNGAGTGWTVYAPLSTSGSVGPAVDMAILSLHLAGASSILGAINFITTIFNMRAPGMTLHKMPLFVWSVLVTAFLLLLALPVLAAAITMLLTDRNFGTTFYDAAGGGDPVLYQHLFWFFGHPEVYIMILPGFGMISHIVATFSRKPVFGYLGMAYAMVAIGVVGFVVWAHHMFTTGMSVNVKMYFTAATMVIAVPTGIKIFSWIATMWGGSMSFKTPMMWALGFIFMFTVGGVTGVVLANGGIDDNLHDTYYVVAHFHYVLSLGAVFSIFAGFYYWFPKMSGRMYSELLGQLHFWIFFIGVNILFFPQHFLGQQGMPRRYADYPEQFAYWNQISSIGYAVMLVGVLIFFVNIGYALLAGRRVEGNYWGEGATTLEWTLSSPPPFHQFETLPQIK, via the coding sequence ATTTCCGGTCTGATGCGTCTGGAGCTGGCTGAGCCGGGTATCCAGTATCTGCAGGCCTGGGCAAGCATTTCCAACGGCAGCGAAGCGTCGCTGGATCAAGCCTACCACCTCTGGAACGTGCTGATTACCGCACATGGTCTGATCATGGTCTTCTTCATGGTCATGCCGGCGATGATTGGCGGTTTCGGTAACTGGTTCGTGCCGCTGATGATCGGTGCGCCGGACATGGCCTTTCCGCGGATGAACAATGTCAGTTTCTGGTTGCTTGTCCCTGCGTTTCTGTTGCTTTTGGGGTCATCCTTTGTCCCCGGCGGCACCGGCAATGGTGCGGGCACCGGCTGGACGGTCTATGCGCCGCTCTCGACCAGCGGGTCGGTTGGTCCGGCGGTGGACATGGCGATTCTGTCGCTCCATCTGGCGGGTGCGTCCTCCATCCTTGGCGCAATCAACTTCATCACCACCATTTTCAACATGCGCGCGCCGGGTATGACCCTGCACAAAATGCCGCTATTTGTCTGGTCGGTTCTGGTTACCGCATTTCTGCTGCTTCTGGCGCTTCCGGTGCTGGCTGCTGCAATCACGATGCTGCTAACCGACCGTAACTTCGGTACGACTTTCTATGACGCTGCCGGTGGCGGTGATCCGGTTCTGTACCAGCATCTGTTCTGGTTCTTCGGTCACCCCGAAGTCTACATCATGATCCTGCCCGGTTTCGGCATGATCAGCCATATCGTCGCGACTTTCAGCCGCAAGCCGGTGTTCGGCTATCTCGGCATGGCCTATGCGATGGTTGCCATCGGCGTGGTCGGCTTCGTGGTCTGGGCGCACCATATGTTCACCACCGGCATGTCGGTTAACGTGAAAATGTACTTCACCGCAGCCACCATGGTGATCGCGGTGCCGACCGGCATCAAGATCTTCTCGTGGATCGCGACCATGTGGGGCGGCTCGATGTCCTTCAAGACACCGATGATGTGGGCGCTTGGCTTCATCTTCATGTTCACCGTTGGTGGCGTGACCGGTGTTGTGCTGGCCAATGGCGGTATCGACGACAATCTCCATGACACATATTATGTGGTTGCTCACTTCCACTATGTGCTGTCGCTGGGTGCGGTCTTCTCGATCTTTGCCGGCTTCTACTACTGGTTCCCGAAAATGTCGGGCCGGATGTACAGCGAATTGCTGGGGCAGCTCCATTTCTGGATCTTCTTCATCGGCGTGAACATCCTGTTCTTCCCGCAGCACTTCCTCGGACAGCAGGGCATGCCACGTCGCTATGCCGACTATCCGGAGCAGTTTGCTTACTGGAACCAGATCAGCTCGATCGGCTATGCCGTGATGCTGGTCGGTGTGCTGATCTTCTTCGTGAACATCGGCTACGCCTTGCTGGCTGGCCGTCGAGTGGAAGGCAATTACTGGGGCGAAGGCGCGACGACGCTGGAATGGACATTGTCCAGCCCGCCGCCGTTCCACCAGTTCGAAACGCTGCCTCAGATCAAGTGA